Proteins encoded within one genomic window of Rhodohalobacter sp. SW132:
- a CDS encoding superoxide dismutase: MSYKLPDLPYKHDALEPHIDKKTMEIHHGKHHAGYTKKVNAALEGHEFADLPIEEVLQRIDEVPEDIRQGVINNGGGYANHKLFWTTLSPNGGGKPTGELADAINSTFGSFDKFKEKFSSAAAGQFGSGWGWLCVDTSGNLKVISTANQDSPLMDGLTPILGVDVWEHAYYLHYQNRRPDYISAFWNVVDWEKVNELYKDAK, from the coding sequence ATGTCTTACAAACTTCCAGATTTACCCTATAAACATGATGCACTCGAACCGCACATTGATAAGAAGACCATGGAGATTCACCACGGAAAGCATCACGCAGGATATACTAAAAAAGTGAATGCAGCTCTTGAAGGGCATGAATTTGCTGATCTGCCGATTGAAGAAGTACTGCAGCGGATTGACGAAGTGCCAGAAGATATCCGTCAGGGTGTGATTAACAACGGTGGAGGATATGCGAACCATAAATTATTCTGGACCACTCTTTCGCCTAACGGCGGAGGCAAACCCACCGGTGAACTTGCAGATGCTATCAATTCAACCTTCGGTAGTTTTGATAAGTTTAAGGAAAAGTTCAGCTCTGCAGCCGCAGGTCAGTTTGGTTCAGGCTGGGGATGGTTATGCGTTGATACATCCGGCAATCTTAAAGTAATCTCAACAGCCAACCAGGACAGTCCTTTGATGGACGGGCTTACGCCAATTCTCGGTGTTGATGTTTGGGAACACGCCTACTATCTGCATTACCAGAACAGGCGACCTGATTACATTTCTGCATTC